The segment tctatatatatatatatatatatatatgtgtgtgtgtttcTCTCCATTTATATCTCTACCTTAGTAAGTTATAAACATCTTCTTCAGTTTAATTTCACAGGTTTCGAGTATGAGTTCTTTAAATTCCCATGACCGTGTTCCCAGGAAAGAACTGATGATGAACGGTATTCGTCCATCTCCATTGAAGATCAACAAAGGCTCTCATGTCATTCAAAAGCCATCTTCTTCATCAGCTCTTCATCACCCAAAGCAACAACAACAACAGCGACAGGGTCCGCTCATCATTTACACCCATTCCCCCAAGATTATCCACACGCAGGCTCGGGATTTCATGGCCTTGGTTCAAAAGCTTACAGGGCTTTCCAGATCCGACGGTGAAGTTGTTAAGCAAACTGCAGCTCCCCCACCATCGCGACCGTCACACAAGAACAAGATTATTACCAGACAGGAAGATAACGAAACCTCTTCTGCAATTACAGATGATGTCTGCTCGTCTTACGTTGCTACGAC is part of the Gossypium arboreum isolate Shixiya-1 chromosome 5, ASM2569848v2, whole genome shotgun sequence genome and harbors:
- the LOC108475815 gene encoding VQ motif-containing protein 8, chloroplastic, which encodes MSSLNSHDRVPRKELMMNGIRPSPLKINKGSHVIQKPSSSSALHHPKQQQQQRQGPLIIYTHSPKIIHTQARDFMALVQKLTGLSRSDGEVVKQTAAPPPSRPSHKNKIITRQEDNETSSAITDDVCSSYVATTVSPISQFLVDMPLFTPSSTDFFCSTRPPAQKFADVGTLNSPNLLEFMKGLPDY